From one Salvelinus alpinus chromosome 14, SLU_Salpinus.1, whole genome shotgun sequence genomic stretch:
- the sp5a gene encoding transcription factor Sp5a: MAAVAVLRNETLQAFLQDRTPNSSPENCKHSPLALLAATCNRIGHHHGSSPADFLQVPYDTTLGSPSRIFHPWSNEGNPQSTLSSNSTFGLSKSQLHIQSSFTSHHELPLTPPADPSYPYDFSPVKMLPCSMQSLQSSCPPTYVPAVTYAAPTAMQGFVTGHSGLVHQQQRQLSPNTGEDIPWWSLQQGNHVSHHSITTQSLGHHRFQLQRGLVMGHTDFAQYQTQIAALLHTKSPLATARRCRRCRCPNCQSSTSSDEPGKKKQHICHIPGCGKVYGKTSHLKAHLRWHSGERPFICNWLFCGKSFTRSDELQRHLRTHTGEKRFVCPDCCKRFMRSDHLAKHVKTHQNKKSKCHEKTLDHHVKREDLRNM; this comes from the exons ATGGCAGCAGTGGCTGTACTGCGGAATGAAACACTCCAGGCTTTTCTTCAG GACCGTACTCCGAACTCTTCTCCAGAGAACTGCAAACACTCTCCACTGGCGCTGTTAGCTGCCACTTGTAACCGGATCGGACATCACCACGGATCAAGTCCGGCAGATTTCCTACAGGTTCCTTATGACACTACTTTAGGCTCACCGTCGCGAATCTTTCATCCTTGGAGTAACGAGGGGAATCCTCAAAGCACTCTCTCTAGCAATTCTACTTTTGGACTATCTAAATCCCAACTCCACATCCAAAGCTCATTTACTTCCCACCACGAGCTCCCGCTCACCCCTCCAGCGGATCCCTCATATCCCTATGACTTTTCTCCTGTGAAGATGTTACCTTGCTCCATGCAATCTTTGCAGTCCTCGTGCCCACCCACGTACGTCCCTGCTGTAACTTACGCAGCGCCAACTGCCATGCAAGGTTTCGTTACCGGACACTCTGGCCTTGTGCACCAGCAACAGAGACAGTTGTCCCCTAACACAGGGGAGGATATTCCGTGGTGGAGTCTCCAACAGGGAAATCACGTCAGTCACCACTCAATCACCACACAATCCCTAGGTCACCACCGTTTCCAACTGCAGAGGGGCTTGGTAATGGGACATACAGACTTTGCGCAGTATCAGACTCAAATCGCTGCCCTCCTTCACACCAAGTCCCCCCTCGCAACAGCTCGAAGATGTCGGCGATGCAGGTGTCCAAACTGTCAGTCATCCACCTCAAGCGATGAGCCCGGCAAGAAAAAGCAACACATCTGTCACATACCAGGGTGCGGGAAAGTTTATGGCAAAACTTCCCATCTCAAAGCGCACCTGAGGTGGCACTCGGGAGAGCGTCCATTTATTTGTAACTGGCTTTTCTGTGGCAAGAGTTTCACCAGGTCTGACGAGCTTCAGAGACACCTGAGGACTCATACTGGGGAGAAGCGTTTTGTTTGTCCGGATTGTTGCAAGAGGTTCATGAGGAGTGACCATTTGGCAAAACATGTCAAAACTCACCAGAACAAAAAATCTAAGTGTCATGAGAAGACACTTGATCATCACGTTAAAAGGGAAGATTTGAGGAACATGTAG